A single genomic interval of Syntrophorhabdaceae bacterium harbors:
- a CDS encoding DUF6485 family protein has product MECTIEKNKESCTCTYEGCSRKGKCCECVAYHRKMKQIPGCFFSKEGERSYDRSYRCFVMENK; this is encoded by the coding sequence ATGGAATGTACTATCGAAAAGAACAAAGAGTCATGCACGTGCACCTATGAAGGATGCAGCAGAAAAGGCAAGTGCTGCGAATGTGTCGCATACCACAGAAAGATGAAACAGATACCGGGCTGCTTCTTCTCAAAAGAAGGTGAACGCTCCTATGACAGATCGTACAGGTGTTTTGTCATGGAAAATAAATAG